A part of Myxococcales bacterium genomic DNA contains:
- a CDS encoding dipeptide ABC transporter ATP-binding protein, protein MDKSVPQKPLLRVNNLKQYFEQHRGILKRTKSVVKAVDGVSFHIDTSETLGLVGESGCGKSTLGRSILRLLEPTSGSVHFEDEDVIAADKERLRALRRKMQIIFQDPFASLNPRMTVGNIIQEALQIHNLAKTKEDKKERVMELLSLVGLRKESMGRYPHEFSGGQRQRIGIARALAVDPKFVVCDEPISALDVSIQAQIINLLQDLQYNLGLTYLFIAHDLHVVRHIASRIAVMYLGNIVEIGDAKIVYDEPKHPYTQALLSAVPVPDPERKSKRILLNGEIPSPLNPPSGCKFHTRCPHVMPKCKIEAPKLITIGQRQEVACFLYE, encoded by the coding sequence ATGGATAAAAGTGTGCCGCAAAAACCTCTTTTGCGCGTAAATAATCTCAAACAATATTTTGAGCAGCACCGAGGAATACTAAAGCGCACAAAGAGCGTAGTAAAAGCGGTGGATGGTGTTAGCTTTCATATAGATACTTCTGAGACCTTGGGGCTTGTGGGCGAATCGGGTTGTGGCAAATCAACGCTTGGTCGAAGTATTTTGCGTCTGCTTGAGCCAACTTCTGGCAGTGTTCACTTCGAAGATGAAGATGTGATAGCCGCTGATAAAGAACGCCTGAGGGCTCTTCGTCGTAAAATGCAGATCATATTTCAGGATCCTTTTGCTTCGCTCAACCCACGCATGACGGTGGGCAATATTATTCAAGAAGCGCTTCAAATTCATAATCTCGCTAAGACTAAAGAAGATAAGAAAGAGCGTGTCATGGAGCTTTTATCTTTGGTGGGATTACGTAAAGAATCGATGGGGCGTTATCCTCATGAATTTTCTGGAGGGCAGCGCCAAAGAATTGGTATTGCTCGTGCTTTAGCGGTGGATCCAAAATTTGTTGTCTGTGATGAGCCTATTTCCGCTTTGGATGTTTCTATTCAAGCGCAAATCATCAATTTATTGCAAGATCTGCAATATAATTTGGGTTTGACCTATCTTTTTATTGCTCATGATTTGCATGTTGTTCGCCATATCGCTTCACGCATAGCTGTCATGTATTTGGGAAATATTGTAGAAATAGGGGACGCAAAAATTGTCTATGATGAGCCCAAACATCCCTATACACAAGCTTTGTTGAGTGCAGTCCCCGTGCCTGATCCAGAAAGAAAATCTAAACGTATTTTATTGAATGGTGAAATTCCAAGTCCGCTCAATCCACCGAGTGGCTGCAAATTTCACACTCGTTGTCCCCATGTAATGCCCAAATGCAAGATAGAAGCCCCAAAGCTTATCACCATTGGGCAACGGCAGGAAGTTGCGTGTTTTTTGTATGAGTGA
- a CDS encoding ABC transporter ATP-binding protein → MNNNQSLLKISDLVVEFHTEDGVVRAVDGVNLVIERGKTLGLVGESGSGKSVTALSIMRLIAQPVGKISKGEIEFEENNLLGLSERALRKIRGNRISMIFQEPMTSLNPVFTVGEQIMEAISLHQGLDKKAALKKSIEMLQLVGIPSPKERVFNYPHQMSGGMRQRVMIAMALSCKPELLIADEPTTALDVTIQAQIMELMKKLQEEFKMGILLITHDLGVVAETCDRVAVMYAGQIVEEAEVGDIFKSPMHPYTVGLLSSVPGYSRGEESVGPDGKPRLKTIPGMVPNLLELKKGCRFYDRCYKRKDECMKQDIALVKTQRGRSYRCLFPEHDLQTKPLLSQNKKSSAKEVTHG, encoded by the coding sequence ATGAATAATAACCAGTCACTTCTAAAAATAAGCGATCTTGTGGTGGAATTTCATACCGAAGATGGCGTTGTTCGAGCTGTCGATGGAGTAAATCTTGTCATTGAACGTGGCAAAACACTGGGGCTAGTGGGAGAGTCAGGCTCGGGTAAGAGCGTTACTGCTCTTTCCATTATGCGATTGATTGCTCAACCGGTTGGAAAGATAAGCAAAGGAGAAATAGAGTTTGAAGAAAACAATTTGCTTGGGCTTTCTGAGCGAGCTTTAAGAAAGATACGTGGCAATCGTATTTCCATGATTTTTCAAGAACCTATGACTTCTCTCAATCCAGTTTTTACAGTGGGGGAACAAATCATGGAGGCCATTAGCTTGCATCAAGGTCTCGATAAAAAAGCTGCGTTAAAAAAGAGCATTGAAATGCTTCAACTGGTAGGCATACCAAGTCCTAAAGAGAGAGTTTTTAATTATCCTCACCAAATGTCAGGAGGAATGCGTCAGCGGGTGATGATCGCCATGGCTCTTTCCTGCAAGCCCGAGCTGCTGATCGCCGATGAACCGACGACCGCGCTCGATGTAACAATTCAAGCTCAAATCATGGAGCTTATGAAGAAGCTGCAAGAAGAATTTAAAATGGGTATTCTTTTAATTACCCATGACTTGGGAGTTGTTGCTGAAACATGCGATCGTGTAGCGGTTATGTATGCTGGACAAATTGTAGAAGAAGCTGAAGTTGGGGATATTTTTAAATCCCCAATGCATCCCTACACAGTCGGCTTATTGAGTTCTGTTCCAGGATATTCTCGAGGGGAAGAAAGCGTGGGACCTGATGGTAAGCCTCGTCTTAAGACAATCCCGGGAATGGTTCCTAACCTGCTAGAGCTTAAAAAAGGTTGTCGATTTTATGACCGATGCTACAAGCGTAAGGATGAGTGCATGAAACAAGACATAGCATTGGTAAAAACACAAAGAGGTCGCAGTTACCGCTGTTTATTTCCCGAACATGATCTGCAAACAAAACCGTTGCTCAGTCAGAATAAAAAAAGTTCAGCGAAAGAGGTGACCCATGGATAA
- a CDS encoding DUF4292 domain-containing protein: MPTRWIGLLFIFLLVSCRPKFLEITNARSLENYLAVIEQSNAKVHQIKAQADIRGNGLLGHFFHERADIVAQAPHYFLWSLRSFFESPASIIASNGKFISVYDISNNAQPFHRIPLSENSVVELMDFPFQPKILLNLLLNKIDLRGAKNLKLLTNKNIWLVKADLDGDWHVHASFNEDERYFREIAFEQKKHKIKYRVRYGEMHREQGLSFPTSLMVVASMNGRSLKFNMRFEQLEINGFDISPDTFLLGP, translated from the coding sequence GTGCCAACAAGATGGATAGGGCTGTTATTTATTTTTTTGCTTGTTTCTTGTCGGCCAAAATTTTTAGAAATTACTAACGCTAGAAGCCTAGAAAATTATCTTGCTGTCATTGAACAATCAAATGCCAAAGTTCACCAAATAAAAGCTCAAGCTGATATTCGAGGAAACGGTCTTTTAGGACATTTTTTTCATGAACGGGCCGACATTGTTGCCCAAGCGCCGCACTATTTTTTATGGTCGCTGCGTTCTTTTTTTGAAAGTCCTGCCTCAATTATTGCGAGCAACGGAAAGTTCATCAGTGTCTATGATATCTCCAACAATGCACAGCCTTTTCACCGCATTCCTCTGAGTGAAAACAGTGTCGTAGAATTGATGGATTTTCCTTTTCAACCTAAAATTTTGCTCAATCTTTTGCTCAATAAAATTGATTTAAGGGGCGCTAAAAATCTCAAGTTATTGACCAATAAAAATATTTGGCTTGTAAAGGCAGATCTCGACGGTGATTGGCATGTTCATGCCTCTTTTAATGAGGATGAAAGATATTTTAGAGAAATAGCCTTTGAGCAAAAAAAGCATAAAATAAAATATCGCGTGCGCTATGGCGAAATGCATAGGGAACAAGGACTAAGCTTTCCTACCTCGCTTATGGTTGTAGCCAGTATGAATGGTCGATCGCTTAAATTTAATATGCGTTTTGAACAGCTAGAAATTAATGGTTTTGATATTTCGCCGGATACTTTTCTTTTGGGGCCTTAA
- a CDS encoding rod shape-determining protein, with amino-acid sequence MVRGQQIGSYLKNLGQRVFKKFTGRFNVGLAIDLGTANTLVHVQGEGVVLNEPSVVAIIKDGGQNKILAVGRDAKEMLGKTPGNIVAIRPMRDGVIADFDVTQEMIKRFIIKATNRNILFRSRLLISVPAEITSIEQKAVREAALGAGMREVHLIEQPMAAAVGAGLPVRDARGSMIIDIGGGTTDVAVISLSGLVASQTLRIAGDKIDESIVNFVRKRHNILIGERTAELIKMKIGSAYSLEEELQIDVKGRDLITGVPRSITVTSIEIREALQDNIRQFVSTVKFVLEHTPPELSADIIERGIIVCGGGAQIKGIDKLLSEKCGIPVYIAKNPLHAVVDGVGTVLDNIEAYSGILL; translated from the coding sequence ATGGTTCGTGGGCAACAAATTGGTTCATATTTAAAAAATTTGGGGCAGCGTGTGTTTAAAAAATTTACGGGCAGATTTAATGTCGGTCTTGCGATTGATCTTGGAACCGCAAACACATTAGTGCATGTGCAAGGTGAAGGGGTTGTTCTTAATGAGCCGAGTGTGGTTGCTATCATCAAAGATGGTGGTCAAAACAAAATCCTTGCGGTTGGGCGCGATGCCAAAGAAATGTTGGGAAAAACTCCAGGAAATATTGTAGCTATTAGGCCAATGAGAGACGGAGTTATCGCTGATTTTGATGTTACCCAAGAGATGATCAAGCGCTTTATCATCAAAGCGACTAATCGAAATATACTATTTCGTTCGCGTTTGCTTATATCTGTTCCTGCTGAGATTACCTCGATCGAACAAAAAGCGGTTCGAGAAGCTGCCTTAGGTGCAGGAATGCGCGAAGTTCATCTCATAGAACAGCCAATGGCAGCTGCGGTTGGGGCGGGCCTTCCTGTGCGTGATGCACGTGGATCGATGATTATCGATATCGGTGGAGGAACAACTGATGTTGCGGTGATCTCTTTAAGTGGTCTGGTTGCATCTCAGACTTTACGTATTGCGGGCGATAAAATCGATGAATCGATCGTAAATTTTGTGCGCAAACGGCACAATATTTTGATCGGTGAGAGAACAGCTGAACTTATAAAAATGAAGATCGGATCCGCTTACTCTTTGGAAGAAGAATTACAAATTGACGTAAAGGGTCGTGATCTTATCACCGGCGTGCCTCGTTCTATAACAGTAACAAGCATTGAAATCCGCGAAGCTCTGCAAGATAATATCCGCCAATTTGTATCCACGGTAAAATTTGTGCTTGAGCATACTCCACCCGAACTTTCGGCCGATATCATCGAGAGGGGAATTATTGTTTGTGGCGGTGGTGCTCAGATCAAAGGCATCGATAAACTTTTGTCGGAAAAATGCGGCATACCTGTATACATTGCTAAAAATCCTCTTCATGCAGTGGTGGATGGAGTAGGAACCGTGTTGGATAATATTGAGGCGTACAGCGGAATTTTACTATAG
- a CDS encoding quinone-dependent dihydroorotate dehydrogenase, with protein sequence MHNDIDYIMPDHKEKSGVWWRLARRLAFSFDAEHMHEMAIHLLKVVSFFVSKDLDKNSLARAPVFKKQFMGLNFPNPIGLSAGFDVDAEALPALQSLGFGFIEVGGITKDAQPGNPKPRIFRLPHDKAIINRLNFYNKGAVRLREKLSSLREKNKIFIPIGVNLGKSNNSLVEEIPADYLNTFKCIHDVADYVTINVSCPNSIGLQKYQTAQSLGCLLDTVCNFNEGLSKKVPLMLKLGPDLSNEEAMACAEIALDYGLSGLVITNTTIKRDGLTHANDYGPGGLSGQPLFERSTQLLRCVAKDYRHKLVIIGSGGIMDGAKAMVKLNAGADLLQVYTGFVYGGPLFVDQLLKYLAKYYFEREEHG encoded by the coding sequence ATGCACAATGACATTGACTATATCATGCCGGACCATAAAGAAAAGTCTGGGGTGTGGTGGCGTTTGGCTCGACGTTTGGCTTTTTCATTTGATGCAGAGCATATGCACGAAATGGCCATTCATCTTTTAAAGGTGGTTTCTTTTTTTGTAAGCAAAGATCTGGACAAAAACTCATTGGCTCGTGCACCTGTTTTTAAAAAACAATTCATGGGGCTTAATTTCCCTAATCCTATCGGTTTATCTGCAGGTTTTGATGTGGACGCAGAGGCTCTGCCAGCGCTACAAAGTTTGGGTTTTGGTTTTATTGAGGTGGGAGGGATCACCAAAGATGCGCAACCCGGCAATCCCAAACCACGGATTTTTCGTCTGCCACATGATAAGGCCATTATTAACCGGCTTAATTTTTATAATAAGGGAGCGGTTCGGCTTAGAGAGAAGCTTTCTTCTTTGCGAGAAAAAAATAAAATTTTTATACCCATAGGCGTTAATTTAGGGAAATCAAATAATTCTTTAGTCGAAGAAATTCCGGCTGATTATTTAAATACCTTTAAATGCATCCATGACGTTGCAGATTATGTGACCATAAATGTTTCTTGTCCCAATAGTATTGGCTTGCAAAAATATCAAACTGCTCAAAGTTTGGGATGTTTGCTGGATACGGTATGTAATTTTAACGAAGGCTTGTCTAAAAAAGTTCCTCTCATGTTGAAGCTAGGGCCGGATCTTAGCAACGAAGAAGCAATGGCGTGTGCAGAGATAGCTCTTGATTACGGTTTGAGTGGATTAGTTATTACCAATACCACCATTAAGCGAGATGGTTTGACACATGCAAACGACTATGGGCCCGGAGGGCTTTCAGGGCAGCCGCTTTTTGAAAGAAGCACGCAATTGTTGCGATGTGTAGCCAAAGATTATCGACACAAATTAGTAATCATAGGTTCAGGTGGCATTATGGATGGTGCTAAGGCAATGGTTAAACTCAATGCAGGTGCCGATTTATTGCAGGTTTATACTGGCTTTGTTTATGGGGGACCGCTCTTTGTGGATCAGTTGTTAAAATATTTGGCCAAGTATTACTTTGAAAGGGAAGAGCATGGTTAA
- a CDS encoding dihydroneopterin aldolase, giving the protein MQTTIPLQISNHRPKNYRNYYFRYNFKHSSIIGVYSHERIKPQNLFFDIFIHIKSQKKLIKKQSKSLIIKIIKELCKENHSQLLENISHLIAKKIIDKIKDTQEIIITIKKPRALDAAQCSYVKLVVKNTD; this is encoded by the coding sequence ATGCAAACTACCATTCCCTTACAGATTTCAAATCATCGCCCCAAAAATTATAGAAATTATTATTTTCGTTACAACTTTAAACACTCGAGCATTATCGGCGTATACTCCCACGAAAGGATTAAGCCACAAAATTTATTTTTTGACATTTTCATACATATAAAATCTCAAAAAAAGCTCATAAAAAAGCAAAGCAAATCTTTAATAATTAAAATCATCAAAGAACTTTGCAAAGAGAATCATTCTCAATTGCTAGAAAATATTTCCCACTTAATAGCAAAAAAAATTATTGATAAAATCAAAGACACACAAGAAATAATAATCACCATAAAAAAACCTCGAGCACTTGATGCCGCACAGTGTTCCTACGTCAAACTAGTTGTAAAAAACACGGATTGA
- a CDS encoding outer membrane lipoprotein carrier protein LolA, whose amino-acid sequence MKFIYLFFILFSSYQCLSAQANNEAKHNSSEKTQSVSNSVKPAPQTRNTVPAKIQTPVNKVEKVIPQKKPTATQASALKPTPNSRPTTAQLMQLADIIQKQYNKTKSARFDFEQNYKSPYLPITETSKGQVFFKARNMLWRYNEPASRKKEFYIEGKKFTYHLVNDKQAFTHDCFEQDTLSASISFLWGQGNLKNSFEIKEFQGAVNDQKLKWLTLIPKEKNAPIKSVSLGVDQKTGTVVESIVTDLSNGTNSFRFSNFQINLNIADKTFHFVAAPGVKVQAMPNVECAPPPKQAPQAASTTRAPQKTQAKAQPATTPKKANESSTASAKKISPPLNKVPAEKIVPHTTKNPPSAPALQKHL is encoded by the coding sequence ATGAAATTTATTTATCTATTTTTTATACTTTTTTCTTCTTACCAATGTCTTAGCGCTCAAGCTAACAACGAGGCGAAGCATAATTCTTCAGAAAAAACTCAATCAGTATCGAACTCAGTAAAACCAGCTCCTCAAACAAGAAACACAGTTCCCGCTAAGATTCAAACGCCAGTCAACAAAGTTGAAAAAGTTATACCTCAAAAAAAGCCCACTGCCACTCAAGCCTCAGCTTTAAAACCCACACCAAACTCCAGGCCCACTACAGCTCAGCTGATGCAGCTGGCTGATATAATTCAAAAGCAATATAATAAAACCAAATCAGCACGTTTTGATTTTGAACAAAATTACAAAAGCCCCTATCTGCCAATCACAGAAACTTCTAAGGGGCAGGTTTTTTTTAAAGCCCGCAATATGCTGTGGCGTTACAACGAACCGGCAAGCCGAAAAAAAGAATTTTATATTGAAGGCAAAAAATTCACCTATCATCTTGTGAACGACAAACAAGCCTTTACTCATGACTGCTTTGAACAAGACACCCTTTCAGCTTCAATCTCATTTCTTTGGGGACAGGGAAATTTAAAAAATTCATTTGAGATCAAAGAATTTCAAGGAGCTGTAAATGACCAAAAACTCAAATGGCTTACTCTTATTCCTAAGGAAAAAAATGCTCCCATCAAATCGGTTTCGCTGGGAGTAGACCAAAAAACTGGCACGGTTGTTGAATCGATCGTGACTGATTTAAGCAATGGCACCAATAGTTTTCGCTTTAGCAATTTTCAAATCAACCTAAACATAGCAGACAAAACCTTTCACTTTGTGGCAGCCCCAGGTGTAAAAGTACAAGCTATGCCCAATGTTGAATGCGCCCCACCCCCAAAGCAAGCTCCGCAAGCTGCGAGCACAACTCGAGCGCCGCAAAAAACTCAAGCCAAAGCTCAGCCTGCCACAACGCCAAAAAAAGCAAACGAAAGTTCAACTGCGTCCGCTAAAAAAATCTCTCCCCCACTAAACAAAGTACCTGCTGAAAAAATTGTGCCACATACAACAAAAAACCCACCCTCTGCTCCAGCGCTGCAAAAGCATCTTTAG
- a CDS encoding VOC family protein, whose translation MISGINHITLSVANLARSFKFYCEILGFKPLCKWPHGAYLLAGKDWFCLSLNNQKIVRPAEDYTHYALSVTKDAFAALEQRVGFLLYVAQFFQQVLCLVGERFF comes from the coding sequence ATGATAAGCGGTATTAACCACATCACGCTTTCTGTAGCTAATTTAGCAAGATCATTTAAATTTTATTGTGAAATTTTGGGCTTTAAGCCATTATGCAAATGGCCTCATGGCGCATATTTGTTGGCCGGTAAGGATTGGTTTTGTCTGAGTTTAAATAATCAAAAAATTGTACGACCGGCTGAAGATTATACCCACTATGCTTTGAGCGTGACTAAAGATGCTTTTGCAGCGCTGGAGCAGAGGGTGGGTTTTTTGTTGTATGTGGCACAATTTTTTCAGCAGGTACTTTGTTTAGTGGGGGAGAGATTTTTTTAG